In the Burkholderia cenocepacia genome, one interval contains:
- a CDS encoding MetQ/NlpA family ABC transporter substrate-binding protein has protein sequence MRRSILTGLGALAAALAFAAPGAHADSQTLKIGTMSGPDAQIWTEVTKVAAREGLAIKVIEFNDYVQPNAALDAGDLDANGFQHQPFLDSQIKQRGYKIVNVGLTYTAPMGFYSKKIKSLKDLPVGAKVGIQNDPSNGNRALLLLQKYGVIKLKPGVGANGVNATPLDIAENPKKIKIVELDSAQLPRALPDVDAASINTDYAVKAGLTPVKDAIAIEDLRGPYANLIAVRAQDKDKPWVKKLVAAYESNDVRKFIDQKFGGAIVPAF, from the coding sequence ATGCGACGTTCGATCCTGACCGGCCTCGGCGCACTCGCCGCCGCGCTGGCATTCGCCGCGCCCGGCGCGCACGCCGACTCCCAAACGCTGAAGATCGGCACGATGAGCGGCCCCGACGCGCAAATCTGGACCGAAGTGACGAAGGTCGCCGCGCGCGAAGGCCTCGCGATCAAGGTCATCGAATTCAACGACTACGTGCAGCCGAACGCGGCGCTCGATGCGGGCGACCTCGATGCGAACGGCTTCCAGCACCAGCCGTTCCTCGACAGCCAGATCAAGCAGCGCGGCTACAAGATCGTCAACGTCGGGCTGACCTATACGGCCCCGATGGGCTTCTATTCGAAGAAGATCAAGTCGCTGAAGGATTTGCCGGTCGGCGCGAAAGTCGGGATCCAGAACGATCCGTCGAACGGCAACCGCGCGCTGCTGCTGCTGCAGAAATACGGCGTGATCAAGCTGAAGCCGGGCGTCGGCGCGAACGGCGTGAACGCGACGCCGCTCGACATCGCCGAGAACCCGAAGAAGATCAAGATCGTCGAGCTCGATTCCGCGCAGTTGCCGCGCGCACTGCCCGATGTCGACGCCGCGTCGATCAACACCGATTACGCGGTGAAGGCCGGACTCACGCCGGTGAAGGATGCGATCGCGATCGAGGATCTGCGCGGCCCGTACGCGAACCTGATCGCGGTGCGCGCGCAGGACAAGGACAAGCCGTGGGTGAAGAAGCTCGTCGCGGCCTATGAATCGAACGACGTGCGCAAGTTCATCGACCAGAAGTTCGGCGGCGCGATCGTGCCGGCGTTCTGA
- a CDS encoding porin: MNKKLLTIAALAATAGTAHAQSSVTLYGVIDAGISYVNHSKTANGGTGKLFKYDDGVAQGSRWGLRGTEDLGGGLKAIFVLENGFNSGNGTIGQGGAIFGRQAYVGLSQSQYGTVTFGRQYSFSTDILGSNYSTGGNTVAGNYAYHVNDIDQLTSSRINNAVKFQSANYSGFTFGALYGFSNSTDFAGAPATTTGTTTTAGSSRAYSFGLNYANGPISVGAAYTDIRYPSQSTPGFSTTIANLSTGNVRDLRTYGVGGRYVWGPATAWLLWTRTQFSTVSGAGGTFYNAYEAGAKYAFTPALSGGLGYTYTNATQNGNSWHWNQVNGIADYALSKRTDVYGLVVYQQASGKGVQAQIGSSTSYFNTSGTGSKNQIAARIGIRHKF; the protein is encoded by the coding sequence TTGAACAAGAAACTGTTGACCATCGCCGCCCTGGCAGCAACGGCCGGCACGGCGCACGCACAAAGCAGCGTGACCCTGTACGGCGTCATCGATGCCGGTATCAGCTACGTGAACCACAGCAAGACCGCCAACGGCGGCACGGGCAAGCTGTTCAAGTACGACGACGGCGTGGCCCAGGGCAGCCGTTGGGGCCTGCGCGGCACCGAAGACCTCGGTGGCGGCCTGAAGGCGATCTTCGTGCTCGAAAACGGCTTCAACAGCGGCAACGGCACGATCGGCCAGGGTGGCGCGATCTTCGGTCGCCAGGCCTACGTCGGCCTGAGCCAGTCGCAATACGGCACGGTCACGTTCGGCCGCCAGTACTCGTTCTCGACCGACATCCTCGGTTCGAACTACTCGACGGGCGGCAACACGGTCGCGGGTAACTACGCGTACCACGTGAACGACATCGACCAGCTCACGTCGAGCCGCATCAACAACGCCGTGAAGTTCCAGAGCGCGAACTACTCGGGCTTCACGTTCGGCGCGTTGTACGGCTTCTCGAACTCGACCGACTTCGCTGGCGCACCGGCCACGACGACGGGTACGACGACGACCGCGGGCTCGTCGCGCGCATACAGCTTCGGCCTGAACTACGCGAACGGCCCGATCTCGGTCGGCGCGGCGTACACGGACATCCGTTACCCGAGCCAGTCGACGCCCGGCTTCTCGACGACGATCGCGAACCTGAGCACCGGCAACGTCCGCGACCTGCGCACGTACGGCGTGGGTGGCCGCTACGTCTGGGGCCCGGCAACGGCATGGCTGCTGTGGACGCGTACGCAGTTCTCGACCGTGTCGGGCGCGGGCGGCACGTTCTACAACGCGTATGAAGCAGGCGCGAAGTACGCGTTCACGCCGGCACTGTCGGGCGGTCTCGGCTACACGTACACGAACGCGACGCAGAACGGCAACTCGTGGCACTGGAACCAGGTCAACGGTATCGCCGACTACGCACTCAGCAAGCGTACGGACGTGTACGGCCTGGTCGTGTACCAGCAGGCTTCGGGCAAGGGCGTGCAAGCGCAGATCGGTTCGAGCACGAGCTACTTCAATACGTCGGGCACGGGTTCGAAGAACCAGATCGCCGCACGTATCGGTATCCGCCACAAGTTCTAA
- a CDS encoding DUF2866 domain-containing protein, translating to MIEDTVFSHLHAILTCQHSLPVQSCRVSVEMQRPWGRPYRLVEWTMHLDAPARRQIVPAESTDEEIAEVVASHVPGRLYGDGRLQF from the coding sequence ATGATCGAAGATACCGTTTTCAGCCATCTGCACGCGATTCTGACGTGCCAACACTCGCTGCCGGTCCAGAGCTGCCGCGTCTCGGTTGAAATGCAGCGCCCCTGGGGCCGCCCGTATCGCCTCGTCGAATGGACGATGCATCTCGACGCCCCCGCGCGGCGTCAGATCGTGCCGGCCGAATCAACCGACGAAGAGATCGCCGAGGTCGTCGCGTCGCACGTACCCGGCCGCCTTTACGGCGACGGCCGGCTGCAGTTCTGA
- a CDS encoding DUF6232 family protein, whose protein sequence is MENAFNERGVMVTRNGLSAAGQVFALRDIRHVDVVKIPKNRLVPSLISLIGAAIAVAGGIGASSAALVVGVMLVVVGYLAWATQDITYRLMVEMPDGKREALSSVDAEFVERVAQVVRDAQSATAAG, encoded by the coding sequence ATGGAAAACGCATTCAACGAACGTGGCGTCATGGTCACGCGCAACGGCCTGTCGGCCGCCGGGCAGGTATTCGCGCTGCGTGACATCCGCCACGTCGACGTCGTCAAGATTCCGAAGAACCGTCTCGTGCCGTCGCTGATCTCGCTGATCGGCGCGGCCATTGCCGTCGCCGGCGGCATCGGCGCATCGAGCGCCGCGCTGGTGGTCGGCGTGATGCTCGTCGTCGTCGGCTATCTCGCGTGGGCCACGCAGGACATCACGTACCGGCTGATGGTCGAGATGCCCGACGGCAAGCGCGAAGCGCTGTCGAGCGTCGACGCCGAATTCGTCGAACGCGTCGCGCAAGTCGTGCGCGATGCGCAGTCCGCCACCGCGGCCGGCTGA
- a CDS encoding TonB-dependent hemoglobin/transferrin/lactoferrin family receptor encodes MHCYTLARRPICAALFGAFGLSAAPAHADSSPQGATPPSAVLTTASARGEAALLDPVTVTATRTATAASRTAASVSVITDEDLEEQQATNIKDALRYEPGITVRRTAYRPGSAALGGGRDGDSSINIRGLEGNRVLLMEDGIRLPNAFSFGPLEAGRGDYADLDTLKRIEILRGPASALYGSDGLTGAVNFITKDPRDLLSIYHKPYYFSFRPSYDSTDRSIGATVSAAGGNDRIQGMIIADGRRGHEVDTRGDNNSASTLRTTSNPQNVYSESLLGKLVLTPTTRDTIKFTAETVQRRVSTDVLSAINAPATLGLTTHDRLERNRFSVDYDFRDDAFRWFQTGHVQFYYQDAKQDQYAFETRGRLPSRSRDNQYKERTFGGAAFAESGFATGPLAHKLLYGVDGSLSRVTNLRDGTVPGVGEAFPNKAFPDTDYTLFGAFVQDQIGYGRLLVTPGLRFDTYRLSPTENDPLFTGKAVSTSANELSPRVAVLYEITPAVIPYVQYVHGFRAPTPDQVNSSFSNPVYGYTSIGNPNLKPETSDTFEAGLRGKAGTGYGVVRYSAAAFTGRYRNFISRTTIAGSGRPVDPFVFQYVNFADARIHGLEGRAEWVMPNGITLKTAMAFTKGSTQNDGAASQPLNTVNPFSAVFGVRYEPTERWFVQTDLLFQAAKRDKDVDKSDCSNKACFTPPSSFVVDLRGGYRFNKHVSATIGIRNLFDRKYWNWSDVRGIAADSQVLDAYSSPGRTVAVSMKVDF; translated from the coding sequence GTGCATTGCTATACGCTGGCGCGGCGGCCGATCTGTGCCGCGCTGTTCGGCGCGTTCGGCCTGTCCGCCGCCCCGGCTCACGCCGATTCGTCGCCGCAAGGCGCCACCCCGCCTTCCGCCGTCCTGACCACCGCATCCGCGCGCGGCGAGGCGGCGCTGCTCGATCCCGTCACCGTCACGGCCACCCGCACCGCCACCGCGGCGAGCCGCACGGCGGCGTCCGTATCGGTGATCACCGACGAGGATCTCGAAGAGCAGCAGGCCACCAACATCAAGGACGCGCTGCGCTACGAGCCGGGCATCACGGTACGCCGCACCGCGTACCGGCCCGGCAGCGCCGCGCTCGGCGGCGGCCGCGACGGCGATTCGAGCATCAACATCCGCGGCCTCGAAGGCAATCGCGTGCTGCTGATGGAAGACGGCATCCGCCTGCCGAACGCGTTCTCGTTCGGGCCGCTCGAAGCGGGCCGCGGCGACTACGCCGATCTCGACACGCTCAAGCGCATCGAGATCCTGCGCGGGCCGGCGTCGGCGCTGTACGGCAGCGACGGCCTGACCGGCGCGGTGAACTTCATCACGAAGGACCCGCGCGACCTGCTGTCGATCTACCACAAGCCTTACTACTTCTCGTTCCGGCCGAGCTACGACTCGACCGACCGCAGCATCGGCGCGACCGTATCGGCCGCGGGCGGCAACGATCGCATCCAGGGGATGATCATCGCCGACGGCCGGCGCGGCCACGAGGTCGACACGCGCGGCGACAATAATTCGGCGAGCACGCTGCGCACGACGTCGAATCCGCAGAACGTGTATTCGGAATCGCTGCTCGGCAAGCTCGTGCTGACGCCGACCACGCGCGACACGATCAAGTTCACCGCCGAAACGGTGCAGCGGCGCGTGAGCACCGACGTGCTGTCGGCGATCAATGCGCCGGCCACGCTCGGCCTCACGACCCACGACCGGCTCGAGCGCAACCGCTTCAGCGTTGACTACGACTTTCGCGACGACGCGTTCCGCTGGTTCCAGACCGGGCACGTGCAGTTCTACTACCAGGACGCGAAGCAGGACCAGTACGCGTTCGAGACGCGCGGCAGGCTACCCTCGCGTTCGCGCGACAACCAGTACAAGGAACGCACGTTCGGCGGCGCCGCGTTCGCCGAAAGCGGCTTCGCGACCGGCCCGCTCGCGCACAAGCTGCTCTACGGCGTCGACGGCAGCCTGTCGCGCGTGACGAACCTGCGCGACGGCACGGTGCCGGGCGTCGGTGAAGCGTTCCCGAACAAGGCGTTTCCCGACACCGACTACACGCTGTTCGGCGCGTTCGTGCAGGACCAGATCGGCTACGGCCGCCTGCTCGTCACGCCGGGCCTGCGCTTCGACACGTACCGGCTGAGCCCGACCGAAAACGATCCGCTGTTCACCGGCAAGGCCGTGTCGACGAGCGCGAACGAGCTGTCGCCGCGCGTCGCCGTGCTCTACGAGATCACGCCCGCGGTCATTCCGTACGTGCAGTATGTGCACGGCTTCCGCGCGCCGACGCCCGACCAGGTGAACAGCAGCTTCTCGAACCCGGTGTACGGCTACACGTCGATCGGCAATCCGAACCTGAAGCCCGAAACAAGCGACACGTTCGAAGCCGGCCTGCGCGGCAAGGCCGGCACCGGCTACGGCGTCGTGCGCTACAGCGCGGCCGCCTTCACCGGCCGCTACCGCAACTTCATCTCGCGCACGACGATCGCCGGCAGCGGCCGGCCGGTCGACCCGTTCGTGTTCCAGTACGTGAACTTCGCCGACGCGCGCATCCACGGCCTCGAAGGCCGCGCCGAATGGGTGATGCCGAACGGCATCACGCTGAAGACGGCGATGGCGTTCACGAAGGGCTCGACGCAGAACGACGGCGCGGCGAGCCAGCCGCTCAATACCGTGAACCCGTTCTCGGCCGTGTTCGGCGTGCGGTACGAGCCGACCGAACGCTGGTTCGTGCAGACCGACCTGCTGTTCCAGGCCGCCAAACGCGACAAGGACGTCGACAAGTCCGACTGTTCGAACAAGGCGTGCTTCACGCCACCGTCGTCGTTCGTCGTCGACCTGCGCGGCGGCTATCGCTTCAACAAGCACGTGAGCGCGACGATCGGCATTCGCAACCTGTTCGACCGCAAGTACTGGAACTGGTCGGACGTGCGCGGCATCGCGGCCGATTCGCAGGTGCTCGACGCATATTCGTCGCCCGGCCGCACGGTCGCCGTCAGCATGAAAGTGGATTTCTGA
- a CDS encoding hemin-degrading factor: MMQSALPGQSATPARAAAALRDAFIKLKTERQLRNRDVAQALGVSEGEALAAFVGEHVVRLDARFPAMFEEMPRLGRVMALTRNDTAVHEKDGEYAQMSHDGPIGLALGDIDLRIFYRHWVSAFAVRDETAHGPLKSLQFFDAQGHAIHKVYLRAHSDHAAYDAFVERWRAPSQEPGLEVVPAAPKTPERADTEIDVAGFRAAWDAMTDTHQFFGITQRFGVSRMQALRLADPHYAYPVETAHALRHVLEQAAKSGQPIMVFVGNAGMIQIHTGPVANVREVGAWINVLDPGFNLHVREDLIAAAWVVKKPTSDGIVTSLELFDRQGDHVALLFGERKPGKVERDDWRALVATLPTAARGAAR, from the coding sequence ATGATGCAATCCGCCCTTCCCGGTCAATCCGCCACGCCGGCCCGCGCGGCCGCCGCGCTGCGCGACGCGTTCATCAAGCTCAAGACCGAGCGCCAGTTGCGCAACCGCGACGTCGCGCAGGCGCTCGGCGTCAGCGAAGGCGAGGCGCTCGCCGCGTTCGTCGGCGAGCACGTCGTGCGGCTCGACGCGCGCTTTCCGGCGATGTTCGAGGAAATGCCGCGCCTCGGCCGCGTGATGGCGCTGACGCGCAACGACACGGCCGTCCACGAAAAGGATGGCGAGTACGCGCAGATGAGCCACGACGGCCCGATCGGCCTCGCGCTCGGCGACATCGACCTGCGCATCTTCTATCGTCACTGGGTGTCGGCGTTCGCGGTGCGCGACGAGACCGCGCACGGCCCGCTGAAGAGCCTGCAGTTCTTCGATGCGCAGGGTCACGCGATCCACAAGGTCTACCTGCGCGCGCACAGCGATCATGCCGCGTACGACGCGTTCGTCGAACGCTGGCGCGCGCCGTCGCAGGAGCCGGGCCTCGAGGTCGTGCCCGCCGCCCCGAAAACGCCGGAGCGCGCCGACACCGAAATCGACGTCGCGGGCTTTCGTGCCGCGTGGGACGCGATGACCGACACGCACCAGTTCTTCGGCATCACGCAACGTTTCGGCGTGAGCCGCATGCAGGCGCTGCGCCTCGCCGATCCGCACTACGCGTATCCGGTCGAAACCGCGCATGCGTTGCGCCACGTGCTCGAACAGGCGGCGAAGAGCGGCCAGCCGATCATGGTGTTCGTCGGCAACGCGGGGATGATCCAGATCCATACGGGCCCCGTCGCGAACGTGCGCGAGGTCGGCGCATGGATCAACGTGCTCGATCCGGGCTTCAACCTGCATGTGCGCGAAGACCTGATCGCCGCCGCCTGGGTCGTGAAGAAGCCGACGAGCGACGGCATCGTCACGTCGCTCGAGCTGTTCGACCGGCAGGGCGACCATGTCGCGCTGCTGTTCGGCGAGCGCAAGCCCGGCAAGGTCGAGCGCGACGACTGGCGCGCGCTCGTCGCGACGCTGCCGACGGCTGCACGCGGGGCCGCGCGATGA
- a CDS encoding hemin ABC transporter substrate-binding protein has protein sequence MSARPFDPRRRSLLGGAAASALAGALPGGVLAQVAAAAPKRVIVIGGALAETAFALGGAETPRYRLVGADTTCTYPDAAKRLPKVGYQRALSAEGLLSLRPDLVLASAEAGPPTAIAQVKGAGVTVTTFDERHDVESVRAKITGVAQALDVRDAGTALLQRFDRDWQAARDAVAARVPGGAQPPRVLFVLNHTGTQALVAGQRTAADAMIRYAGARNAMQGFDHYKPLTTEALAAAAPDVVLISDEGLAAVGGHAALLATPGFGATPAGRARRVVSLDALFLLGFGPRLPLAVTTLHRRLSDALA, from the coding sequence ATGAGCGCTCGCCCATTCGATCCGCGCCGCCGGTCGCTGCTGGGCGGCGCGGCAGCCAGCGCGCTCGCGGGCGCGCTGCCCGGCGGCGTGCTCGCCCAGGTCGCGGCGGCCGCCCCGAAGCGCGTGATCGTGATCGGCGGCGCGCTGGCGGAAACCGCATTCGCGCTCGGCGGCGCCGAGACGCCGCGTTACCGGCTCGTCGGCGCCGACACGACCTGCACGTATCCCGACGCGGCGAAGCGCCTGCCGAAGGTCGGCTACCAGCGCGCGCTGTCGGCCGAAGGGCTGCTGTCGCTGCGGCCCGATCTCGTGCTCGCATCGGCGGAAGCCGGCCCGCCGACGGCGATCGCACAGGTGAAGGGCGCCGGCGTCACGGTGACGACGTTCGACGAGCGTCACGACGTCGAATCGGTGCGCGCGAAGATCACCGGCGTCGCACAGGCGCTCGACGTGCGCGACGCCGGCACCGCGCTGCTGCAGCGTTTCGATCGCGACTGGCAGGCCGCGCGCGACGCGGTCGCCGCGCGCGTGCCCGGCGGCGCGCAGCCGCCGCGCGTGCTGTTCGTGCTGAACCATACCGGCACCCAGGCGCTCGTCGCCGGCCAGCGCACGGCCGCCGACGCGATGATCCGCTACGCGGGCGCGCGCAACGCGATGCAGGGCTTCGATCACTACAAGCCGCTGACGACCGAGGCGCTCGCGGCGGCCGCGCCCGACGTCGTGCTGATCTCCGACGAAGGGCTGGCGGCCGTCGGCGGTCACGCCGCGCTGCTCGCGACGCCCGGCTTCGGCGCAACGCCGGCCGGCCGCGCGCGGCGCGTCGTGTCGCTCGACGCGCTGTTCCTGCTCGGCTTCGGCCCGCGCCTGCCGCTCGCCGTCACGACCCTGCACCGACGCCTGTCGGATGCGCTCGCCTGA
- a CDS encoding FecCD family ABC transporter permease: MPAHASLFNAPSRAPHAGAARLGTSRRFAPFVLAALAVLVGAMSVVALCVGAYRIPLAEAWAALSGDAAAQQARAVLLDIRAPRVVLALLVGGGFGATGAAMQALFRNPLADPGLVGVSSGAALGATALIVLGPALFAAHASAAALPFAAFAGGLAVAALVYRLAASRGRLALPLLLLAGIAINALVGAAIGLLTFVADDAQLRSLTFWSLGSLGGAQWSTLAAVAPCVALGCVLLARERDALNALQLGETEALHLGVPVQQLKRRVLVAVALAVGALVSCAGIIGFIGLVAPHCVRLACGPDQRIVLPGAALLGALLTLTADLAARTVAAPADIPLGVLTALLGAPFFLALLWKNRGALGG, translated from the coding sequence ATGCCCGCACACGCTTCACTCTTCAACGCGCCGTCACGCGCCCCGCACGCCGGCGCCGCGCGCCTCGGCACGTCGCGCCGCTTCGCGCCGTTCGTCCTGGCCGCGCTCGCCGTTCTGGTGGGCGCGATGTCCGTCGTCGCGCTGTGCGTCGGCGCATACCGCATTCCGCTGGCGGAAGCCTGGGCCGCGCTGAGCGGCGACGCGGCCGCGCAGCAGGCGCGCGCGGTGCTGCTCGATATCCGCGCGCCGCGCGTCGTGCTCGCGCTGCTGGTCGGCGGCGGCTTCGGCGCGACCGGCGCCGCGATGCAGGCGCTGTTCCGCAATCCGCTCGCCGATCCGGGGCTCGTCGGCGTGTCGAGCGGCGCCGCACTCGGCGCGACCGCGCTGATCGTGCTCGGTCCGGCCCTCTTCGCCGCCCATGCGAGCGCGGCCGCGCTGCCGTTCGCCGCGTTCGCGGGCGGCCTCGCGGTCGCGGCGCTCGTCTACCGGCTGGCCGCATCGCGCGGCCGGCTCGCACTGCCGCTGCTGCTGCTCGCCGGCATCGCGATCAATGCGCTGGTCGGCGCGGCGATCGGGCTGCTCACGTTCGTCGCCGACGACGCGCAGTTGCGTTCGCTGACCTTCTGGAGCCTGGGCAGCCTCGGCGGCGCGCAATGGTCGACGCTGGCGGCCGTCGCGCCGTGCGTGGCGCTCGGCTGCGTGCTGCTCGCGCGCGAACGCGATGCACTGAACGCGCTGCAGCTCGGCGAAACCGAAGCGCTGCATCTCGGCGTGCCCGTGCAGCAACTGAAACGACGCGTGCTCGTCGCGGTCGCGCTCGCGGTCGGCGCGCTCGTGTCGTGCGCGGGCATCATCGGCTTCATCGGGCTCGTCGCGCCGCATTGCGTGCGCCTCGCGTGCGGCCCCGACCAGCGCATCGTGCTGCCCGGCGCCGCGTTGCTCGGCGCGTTGCTGACGCTCACGGCCGATCTCGCCGCGCGCACGGTCGCGGCGCCCGCCGACATTCCGCTCGGCGTGCTGACCGCGCTGCTCGGCGCGCCGTTCTTCCTCGCGCTGCTGTGGAAGAACCGCGGCGCGCTCGGCGGATGA
- a CDS encoding heme ABC transporter ATP-binding protein produces MLTAHHLDVARRHDTILRDLSLSIEPGRVTALLGRNGAGKSTLLKTFAGELTGSVAPNGVRVTGNVTLNGEPLARIDAPRLACLRAVLPQAAQPAFPFSVDEIVLLGRYPHARRSGTRHVIAHRDRDIAWRALERAGADALVGRDVTTLSGGELARVQFARVLAQLWPDHDATEPGPRYLLLDEPTAALDLAHQHRLLDTVRAVAREWQLGVLAIVHDPNLAARHADTIAMLADGTIVAHGAPRDVMTPAHIAQCYGFAVKMVETGDGTPPVMVPA; encoded by the coding sequence ATGCTGACTGCCCACCACCTCGACGTCGCCCGCCGGCACGACACGATCCTGCGCGACCTGTCGCTGTCGATCGAGCCCGGCCGCGTGACCGCGCTGCTCGGCCGCAACGGCGCGGGCAAGAGCACGCTGCTGAAAACCTTCGCCGGCGAACTGACCGGCAGCGTCGCGCCGAACGGCGTGCGCGTCACGGGCAACGTCACGCTGAACGGTGAACCGCTCGCGCGCATCGACGCACCGCGGCTCGCGTGCCTGCGCGCGGTGCTGCCGCAGGCCGCGCAGCCGGCGTTCCCGTTCAGCGTCGACGAAATCGTGCTGCTCGGCCGCTATCCGCATGCGCGACGCAGCGGCACCCGCCACGTCATTGCACATCGCGATCGCGACATCGCGTGGCGTGCGCTCGAACGGGCGGGCGCCGATGCGCTCGTCGGTCGCGACGTCACGACGCTGTCGGGCGGCGAGCTCGCGCGCGTGCAGTTCGCCCGCGTCCTCGCGCAGCTGTGGCCGGACCACGACGCGACGGAACCCGGCCCGCGCTATCTGTTGCTCGACGAGCCGACCGCCGCGCTCGATCTTGCGCACCAGCACCGGCTGCTCGATACCGTGCGCGCCGTCGCGCGCGAATGGCAGCTCGGCGTGCTCGCGATCGTCCACGATCCGAACCTCGCCGCGCGGCATGCGGATACGATCGCGATGCTCGCCGACGGTACGATCGTCGCGCATGGCGCACCGCGCGACGTGATGACGCCGGCCCATATCGCGCAGTGCTATGGCTTCGCGGTGAAAATGGTGGAAACCGGCGACGGGACGCCGCCGGTGATGGTGCCCGCGTAG
- a CDS encoding trimeric intracellular cation channel family protein has product MHTLYLIAIVAEAMSGALMGMRRGMDRFGLALVGAVTALGGGTVRDVLLGHYPLGWIAHPEYLVITLVAATVASWAARHVARMKTLFVTVDAIGLAAFTIIGCDIGASTGTAPIIVVLAGAITGVCGGMLRDLLCNEMPLILREELYASVAFVTGALYVGMQHLGIDVGLATFVALVAGFSMRMLVVRLGWKMRSFGAADVEH; this is encoded by the coding sequence ATGCATACGCTCTATCTGATTGCGATCGTCGCGGAAGCGATGTCGGGCGCGCTGATGGGCATGCGCCGCGGAATGGACCGCTTCGGGCTCGCGCTCGTCGGCGCGGTGACGGCGCTCGGCGGCGGAACCGTGCGCGACGTGCTGCTCGGCCATTATCCGCTCGGCTGGATCGCGCATCCCGAATACCTGGTGATCACGCTGGTCGCGGCGACCGTCGCGTCGTGGGCGGCACGGCACGTTGCGCGGATGAAGACGCTGTTCGTCACCGTCGATGCGATCGGCCTCGCGGCGTTCACGATCATCGGCTGCGACATCGGCGCGTCGACCGGCACGGCGCCGATCATCGTCGTGCTGGCCGGCGCGATCACGGGCGTGTGCGGCGGGATGCTGCGCGATTTACTCTGCAACGAGATGCCGCTGATCCTGCGCGAGGAGTTGTACGCGAGCGTCGCGTTCGTCACGGGCGCGCTGTATGTCGGGATGCAGCATCTCGGCATCGACGTGGGGTTGGCGACGTTCGTCGCGCTGGTGGCCGGTTTCTCGATGCGGATGCTCGTCGTGCGGCTCGGCTGGAAGATGCGGAGCTTCGGCGCGGCGGACGTCGAGCATTGA